The Kitasatospora setae KM-6054 genome contains a region encoding:
- a CDS encoding helix-turn-helix transcriptional regulator, translating to MLQYADDVRATTTRTIPNQTARKVPAQTARTVQAQTARPIPVAVHALDPLSRAGVVSHLRQCPEITLLDDDDQPAGTRVALLVADTFDEAALAGLSRLVKADRTRVVLVLDRIQEPELLNVVSLGVTTILWRREVTGERLRQAVRTAARGHGDLPPDLLGKLIGCMGRQRTGDTPETGPADYGMLPREVDVLRLVADGMDTGEIAVKLLYSERTIKNIIHTVTTRFQLRNRAHAVAYALREGYI from the coding sequence GTGCTTCAGTACGCCGACGACGTCCGCGCGACGACGACCCGAACGATCCCGAACCAGACTGCCCGAAAGGTCCCCGCGCAGACCGCCCGAACGGTCCAGGCGCAGACCGCCCGGCCGATCCCGGTCGCCGTCCACGCCCTCGACCCGCTCTCCCGGGCCGGAGTCGTCAGCCACCTCCGGCAGTGTCCGGAGATCACCCTCCTCGACGACGACGACCAGCCGGCCGGCACCCGGGTGGCCCTGCTGGTCGCCGACACCTTCGACGAGGCGGCGCTGGCCGGCCTCTCCCGCCTGGTCAAGGCCGACCGGACCCGGGTGGTCCTGGTCCTCGACCGGATCCAGGAACCCGAACTCCTCAACGTGGTCTCACTCGGCGTCACCACCATCCTGTGGCGCCGCGAAGTCACCGGCGAACGCCTCCGCCAGGCCGTCCGCACCGCCGCCCGCGGCCACGGCGACCTGCCCCCCGACCTGCTCGGCAAACTGATCGGCTGCATGGGCCGCCAACGCACCGGCGACACCCCGGAGACCGGCCCCGCCGACTACGGCATGCTCCCCCGCGAGGTCGACGTGCTCCGCCTCGTCGCCGACGGCATGGACACCGGCGAGATCGCCGTCAAACTCCTCTACTCGGAGCGCACCATCAAGAACATCATCCACACCGTCACCACCCGCTTCCAACTCCGCAACCGCGCCCACGCGGTGGCCTACGCCCTCCGCGAGGGCTACATCTAG
- a CDS encoding helix-turn-helix domain-containing protein, whose product MSTGPRSPLSFVEMFELPTVVDVRTAARALGVCPATVYRMLRRQVFPCPVLRVGGRYRIPTIELMRALGVDEHPVYSMELHRPAECVQEAFAF is encoded by the coding sequence GTGAGCACCGGCCCGCGGAGTCCCCTCAGCTTCGTCGAGATGTTCGAGCTGCCGACCGTGGTGGACGTGCGAACGGCGGCCCGTGCGCTCGGTGTCTGCCCCGCCACCGTCTACCGGATGCTCCGGCGCCAGGTCTTCCCCTGCCCCGTGCTGCGGGTGGGCGGGCGCTACCGGATCCCGACCATCGAACTGATGCGTGCGCTCGGGGTGGACGAACACCCGGTCTACTCCATGGAACTCCACCGGCCGGCCGAATGCGTCCAGGAGGCGTTCGCGTTCTGA
- a CDS encoding AfsR/SARP family transcriptional regulator, translating to MDGRVLGVVNLEVPGRKRIFGPTKPAALFGLLVTSTDLRCSRKEVFGFLWPERPDYSRQLVERAMSDLRKVLGEEHLPQTGSGFCVLRVPRESVDYLRFLDALERAERLPWPEQVEVLSRALAEFSDEEPLRGIPGKAFAALRLKLGAARLAAVRRQLEAAWQAQDWKLLGGEAERWYRSLPDEDWPFHYYLLARGRELPPMELEKIVKQWTGRFGTPGTALQRVIDWVRGEVPSPSIAGSAQGPNQLPAPGRRVLGRSDLIRSTVELVLARQAAGRGTVIVISGMAGIGKTTLALELAGRLRDRFSDGALYAELRGFAGEATPPADPEHVLDRFLPELPPYTRAATAEDKAAALRSALAHRSVLMVLDDARDARQVVPLLPGVGISTVIVTSRSKLRDLRAKHEVQFCQIEGLDEESAMALLQEPIDPRNRAAHTQPLADLVKSCAGHPLALTVIAGRLEERSLGAVVELARQLKEERRTMEVLCDPQGDLSFEPALNLSVRALSEEARRLLWQLAIHPGPSIGWGAVMDLGLAGESIRADRALEELAAANLVELRDDRYRLHDLVRNFARYRIQPLPPGPCRELEEATVRQVLEHQLQNVRACDRLLDAGRTLPVGEPDEVTVAEPGGQDRAMELLDTEYDTVRGCIGLAIARGAERYVWLLPMVLVAYQWRRHHLTAALEGLGAAREAVERFEGATPVDRAMVYRMLAGTHWRRAEYEIAVGPLNRAVRLSSGDDSAVGRLSRARSLHALALTLRKLAVATDDQECWARAEAHHLTALGLYRELADPVGEAAALGGIGTIHLDRGELDEALAVCREARLVVEPTSDQGGLADVLYTLAKVHLVRGERPVALPLFEEAGGIYRRQEHWPNEAKVLWTYADALVAAGRREEAVAVLERVVVLREHMGGEGVPEARRRIEPLR from the coding sequence GTGGACGGGCGCGTACTCGGCGTGGTCAACCTTGAAGTTCCGGGCCGCAAGAGGATCTTCGGTCCGACCAAGCCGGCGGCGCTGTTCGGGCTGCTGGTGACTTCGACGGACCTCCGGTGCAGCCGCAAGGAGGTATTCGGTTTCCTGTGGCCCGAACGGCCCGATTACAGCCGCCAACTGGTGGAGCGGGCGATGTCCGACCTGCGGAAGGTGCTGGGAGAAGAGCACCTTCCGCAGACCGGCTCCGGTTTCTGCGTTCTCCGGGTCCCGCGCGAGAGCGTGGACTACCTCCGGTTCCTCGACGCGCTGGAGCGGGCCGAACGGCTCCCCTGGCCGGAACAGGTCGAGGTGCTGAGCCGTGCCCTGGCGGAGTTCTCGGACGAGGAGCCGCTCAGGGGAATCCCGGGGAAGGCATTCGCCGCCCTCCGGCTGAAGCTGGGTGCGGCCCGACTGGCCGCCGTCCGGCGGCAGCTCGAAGCCGCGTGGCAGGCGCAGGACTGGAAGCTGCTGGGCGGCGAGGCCGAGCGGTGGTACCGGAGCCTGCCCGACGAGGACTGGCCGTTCCACTACTACTTACTGGCCCGCGGCCGGGAGCTGCCGCCGATGGAACTGGAGAAGATCGTCAAACAGTGGACGGGGCGGTTCGGGACGCCGGGAACGGCTCTGCAGCGGGTCATCGACTGGGTGCGGGGGGAAGTCCCCAGCCCGTCGATCGCCGGGTCGGCCCAAGGGCCGAACCAGTTGCCGGCCCCGGGACGGCGGGTCCTCGGCCGGAGCGATCTGATCCGCTCGACCGTGGAACTCGTGCTGGCACGCCAGGCGGCGGGGCGCGGGACGGTGATCGTGATCAGCGGCATGGCCGGCATCGGCAAGACCACCCTGGCCCTGGAACTCGCGGGGCGGCTCCGGGACCGGTTCTCCGACGGTGCGCTGTACGCCGAGCTCCGCGGTTTCGCCGGAGAGGCGACACCGCCCGCCGACCCGGAGCACGTGCTCGACCGCTTCCTGCCGGAACTGCCGCCGTACACCCGGGCGGCCACCGCGGAGGACAAGGCCGCCGCACTGCGGTCGGCCCTCGCCCACCGGTCGGTGCTCATGGTGCTGGACGACGCCCGTGACGCCCGGCAGGTGGTGCCGCTGCTTCCCGGCGTGGGAATCAGCACGGTGATCGTCACCAGCCGGAGCAAGCTCCGCGACCTGCGGGCCAAGCACGAGGTGCAGTTCTGTCAGATCGAGGGCCTGGACGAGGAGAGCGCCATGGCGTTGCTCCAGGAACCGATCGACCCTCGGAACCGTGCGGCCCACACGCAGCCGCTCGCCGACCTGGTGAAGTCCTGCGCCGGCCACCCCCTGGCGCTCACCGTGATCGCCGGGCGCCTGGAGGAGCGTTCGCTCGGGGCGGTCGTCGAACTGGCCAGGCAGCTCAAGGAGGAGCGGCGGACGATGGAGGTGCTGTGCGATCCGCAGGGCGATCTCTCCTTCGAGCCGGCGCTCAACCTCTCGGTCAGGGCACTGTCCGAAGAAGCCCGGAGGCTGCTCTGGCAGCTCGCGATCCACCCCGGCCCCAGCATCGGCTGGGGCGCGGTGATGGACCTCGGTCTGGCCGGCGAGTCGATCCGTGCCGACCGGGCCCTGGAGGAACTGGCCGCGGCGAACCTCGTGGAACTGCGTGACGACCGCTACCGGCTGCACGACCTGGTCAGGAACTTCGCCCGTTACCGCATCCAGCCCCTTCCCCCCGGCCCGTGCCGGGAGCTGGAGGAGGCGACGGTGCGCCAGGTCCTGGAACACCAGCTGCAGAACGTCCGGGCCTGCGACCGGCTGCTCGACGCGGGACGGACGCTGCCGGTGGGGGAACCGGACGAGGTCACGGTGGCCGAACCCGGCGGCCAGGACCGGGCCATGGAACTGCTCGACACCGAGTACGACACGGTCCGCGGTTGCATCGGGCTGGCGATCGCGCGAGGCGCGGAGCGCTACGTGTGGCTGCTGCCGATGGTGCTGGTGGCCTACCAGTGGCGCCGCCACCACCTCACGGCCGCCCTGGAAGGGCTCGGCGCCGCGCGGGAGGCCGTCGAGCGCTTCGAGGGGGCGACGCCGGTGGACCGGGCGATGGTGTACCGGATGCTGGCGGGCACCCACTGGCGGCGAGCCGAGTACGAGATCGCCGTGGGGCCGCTCAACAGGGCCGTTCGCCTCAGCTCGGGGGACGACAGCGCGGTCGGCCGGCTGAGCCGCGCCCGTTCCCTGCACGCCCTCGCGCTCACCCTGCGCAAGCTCGCTGTCGCCACGGACGATCAGGAGTGCTGGGCGAGAGCCGAGGCGCACCACCTGACGGCCCTGGGTCTGTACCGGGAGCTCGCGGACCCGGTCGGGGAGGCCGCCGCGCTCGGTGGCATCGGCACGATCCACCTCGATCGCGGTGAACTGGACGAAGCCCTCGCCGTCTGCCGTGAAGCCCGGCTCGTCGTCGAGCCCACCTCGGACCAGGGCGGTCTGGCGGACGTGCTCTACACCCTTGCCAAGGTCCACCTCGTGCGGGGGGAGCGTCCCGTGGCGCTTCCCCTGTTCGAGGAAGCGGGAGGGATCTACCGGAGGCAGGAGCACTGGCCGAACGAGGCGAAGGTGCTGTGGACCTATGCGGACGCCCTGGTGGCGGCCGGTCGGCGGGAGGAGGCGGTGGCGGTCCTGGAGCGGGTGGTGGTCCTGCGGGAGCACATGGGGGGCGAGGGCGTCCCCGAGGCGCGTCGGCGGATCGAGCCGCTGCGATGA
- a CDS encoding serine/threonine-protein kinase encodes MRGPLPQAVVQAPFGAEGRLGRSPGAAAARVEGGHERPEGEMLQRFTLAFDFPDRPVSARLEGVCGRAAKTSSFEHADGYCDDIGHPTDSVGRLPRIDHSFLLLEEPAAVADSDESITQGRAPPPDRGVAMTGRFEDPFDIESHYEVLDQISFDTGQGDLYTGRHRKTGEKVALKVQKERQFESTRHFIALGRDLTDEGECTSTLSEVPGIPRLIGQGVFRGGQCLVMEYVDGVPLYDVVSLFRPVRDTSTVASVIGQFCEVLDDVHRRGYVHRDVKPDNAMLEHSGRLRLLDLGLATPARRRTEYGCGSIGYAPPEQLRSSDDGVTPRADVFSLGCVLLEMTVMRLPYDGTRGGLTAENPVVLPRDRIDAIPKEFAEVALAMVELRPENRPASVREVYEALRSRVPPVDSPAPRKPLRPDPTEYYRTVPHRW; translated from the coding sequence GTGCGCGGACCACTGCCGCAGGCCGTCGTGCAGGCGCCGTTCGGTGCCGAGGGCCGCCTCGGGAGGTCCCCCGGCGCCGCGGCCGCGCGCGTCGAGGGCGGCCATGAAAGGCCCGAAGGCGAAATGCTCCAACGATTCACGCTGGCGTTCGACTTTCCGGATCGGCCGGTATCCGCGCGCCTTGAGGGCGTCTGCGGCCGGGCAGCGAAAACCTCCTCCTTTGAACATGCCGACGGATACTGTGATGACATCGGACACCCGACGGACTCCGTCGGGCGGTTGCCACGAATCGATCACTCGTTCCTCCTCTTGGAAGAGCCGGCCGCTGTCGCCGACTCGGACGAATCAATCACGCAGGGAAGGGCGCCACCGCCCGACCGGGGAGTTGCCATGACGGGGCGCTTCGAAGACCCCTTCGACATCGAGTCGCACTACGAAGTCCTGGACCAGATCAGTTTCGACACCGGCCAGGGCGACCTCTACACCGGTCGGCACCGGAAGACCGGCGAGAAAGTGGCCCTCAAGGTCCAGAAAGAGCGCCAGTTCGAATCGACGAGGCATTTCATCGCCCTGGGCCGCGACCTCACCGACGAGGGCGAGTGCACCTCCACCCTGTCGGAGGTCCCGGGCATCCCGAGGCTGATCGGCCAGGGCGTATTCCGCGGAGGACAGTGCCTCGTCATGGAATACGTCGACGGTGTCCCCCTGTACGACGTGGTGTCCCTGTTCCGACCGGTCCGGGACACCAGCACCGTGGCGTCCGTCATCGGCCAGTTCTGCGAGGTCCTGGACGACGTGCACCGGCGCGGCTACGTACACCGGGACGTCAAACCCGACAACGCGATGCTGGAGCACTCCGGCCGTCTCAGGCTCCTCGACCTGGGGCTGGCGACACCCGCCCGCCGGCGGACCGAGTACGGGTGCGGGAGCATCGGGTACGCGCCTCCCGAGCAACTGCGTTCGAGCGACGACGGTGTGACCCCGCGGGCCGACGTCTTCTCGCTGGGCTGCGTCCTCCTGGAGATGACCGTCATGCGGCTCCCGTACGACGGCACACGCGGTGGCCTCACGGCGGAGAACCCGGTGGTGCTGCCCCGTGACCGGATCGACGCGATCCCGAAGGAGTTCGCCGAAGTCGCCCTCGCCATGGTCGAACTGCGGCCGGAGAACCGTCCGGCCTCGGTGCGCGAGGTGTACGAGGCGCTGCGTTCCCGCGTCCCCCCGGTCGACTCCCCCGCCCCCAGGAAGCCCTTGCGACCGGATCCCACGGAGTACTACCGGACCGTTCCGCACCGGTGGTGA
- a CDS encoding PD-(D/E)XK nuclease family protein, with translation MHEDVEPWIYRHRPRDGDPWQAREYRLTVWGRRLRSTDGKLRELRLPATRLRAGEPPAGFVAAAALVLAEGGPGPAPERVRIVEFALLGGASRTLFDGTPEEARALYRAGGRAALASVLDGQEYRPGSSCVECPFLAVCPALRRAPGLLGVGSDGRPRRSWSVTNGRTYRACPARDHMRRLHLPALDAVEHDPTAERGRALHAYLARCHGSGSARPCTVEVPESWVPPGYDLSAGERELGARLLRHHAAVCPLRLTRDGSDVRPEARVVRHDSAADVIVIAAPDLLYRDAGSWVWRETKTSSRRRASNLPLLEQYPQLALATLMSVRGDLGGAPDRARIELEVLRPDGADLEVIDPFAAETRAAAERIVRELVQGWLQDDQYPANPGRGCARCEMSRWCSKSAPRQGV, from the coding sequence TTGCACGAGGACGTGGAACCGTGGATCTACCGCCACCGGCCGCGCGACGGCGATCCGTGGCAGGCGCGGGAGTACCGGCTGACGGTGTGGGGGCGACGCCTCCGGTCCACCGACGGCAAGCTGCGCGAACTCCGGCTGCCGGCCACCAGGCTCCGGGCGGGGGAACCGCCCGCCGGCTTCGTGGCCGCGGCGGCGCTGGTCCTCGCGGAGGGCGGGCCGGGGCCCGCTCCGGAGCGGGTGCGGATCGTCGAGTTCGCCCTGCTGGGAGGTGCCTCGCGCACCCTGTTCGACGGGACCCCGGAGGAGGCCCGCGCCCTGTACCGGGCCGGGGGCCGCGCGGCCCTGGCCTCCGTGCTGGACGGCCAGGAGTACCGCCCGGGTTCCTCCTGCGTCGAGTGCCCGTTCCTCGCCGTCTGCCCCGCCCTGCGCCGTGCGCCCGGATTGCTCGGGGTCGGATCGGACGGGCGGCCCCGGCGCAGCTGGTCGGTCACCAACGGGCGTACCTACCGGGCCTGCCCGGCCCGGGACCACATGCGCCGGCTCCACCTGCCGGCGCTGGACGCGGTCGAGCACGACCCGACCGCGGAACGCGGCCGGGCGCTGCACGCCTACCTGGCCCGGTGCCACGGAAGCGGGTCGGCGCGTCCGTGCACGGTGGAGGTGCCGGAATCGTGGGTGCCACCCGGATACGACCTGTCGGCGGGCGAACGCGAGCTCGGCGCCCGGCTGCTGCGCCACCACGCGGCGGTCTGCCCGTTGCGACTCACCCGGGACGGCAGCGACGTGCGCCCCGAAGCCCGGGTGGTCCGCCACGACAGTGCCGCGGACGTGATCGTCATCGCCGCACCCGACCTGCTCTACCGGGACGCCGGCTCCTGGGTGTGGCGGGAGACCAAGACCTCGTCCCGGCGGCGCGCTTCGAACCTCCCGTTGCTGGAGCAGTACCCGCAACTGGCCCTCGCGACGCTGATGTCGGTCCGAGGCGACCTCGGTGGCGCGCCGGACCGGGCGAGAATCGAACTGGAGGTGCTGCGGCCGGACGGCGCGGACTTGGAGGTGATCGATCCTTTCGCGGCGGAGACCCGCGCCGCGGCGGAGCGGATCGTGCGGGAACTGGTGCAGGGGTGGCTCCAGGACGATCAGTACCCGGCGAACCCCGGCCGCGGCTGCGCGCGCTGCGAGATGTCGCGCTGGTGCTCGAAGTCGGCCCCCCGGCAGGGGGTGTGA
- a CDS encoding pPIWI_RE_Y domain-containing protein, with protein sequence MEERDPGAYRGLAAVVASAGERGSLRSFALPYPPPAQRALDRMVLRCLDLGEEPPLSVPGLLEWCRRRPAGDRVFGVPPGLLDAGARLVHPVGVTPTRTCLELASHERRGGIEQEARALLADLARRCRNTEQYRRSRRFLVRHVAVHQKDRFERGWDKEVWVRVRELYQPVPEFLVVAGKFLRCGTCRLPALLGGRRAPEHGAPVAGPQTWCEGERCPAGERMELVRDPERVLLLRRALRMFLALPSAVEHAGLETLAAHGLVHEAVPEELGSYRLPGLGAYTVHFYDRVQPVLLADRFTDLVDRLPGTPVLVLPRRSAGSTEFRRALAAALPDELRARTLISAPQELARRIHQHHTGRRKGAHA encoded by the coding sequence ATGGAGGAGCGGGATCCCGGCGCGTACCGCGGGCTCGCTGCCGTCGTCGCCTCGGCGGGCGAACGGGGAAGCCTCCGGTCGTTCGCGCTGCCCTACCCACCCCCGGCGCAGCGAGCGCTCGACCGGATGGTGCTGCGCTGCCTCGACCTGGGAGAGGAGCCGCCGCTCAGCGTGCCGGGACTGTTGGAGTGGTGCCGTCGGCGCCCGGCGGGGGACCGGGTCTTCGGAGTGCCCCCCGGCCTGCTGGACGCCGGGGCGAGGCTGGTCCATCCGGTGGGAGTCACGCCCACCCGCACCTGCCTGGAACTCGCCTCCCACGAACGGCGGGGAGGGATCGAGCAGGAGGCCCGGGCGCTGCTGGCCGACTTGGCGAGGCGGTGCAGGAACACCGAGCAGTACCGGCGGAGCCGACGGTTCCTCGTCCGGCACGTCGCGGTCCACCAGAAGGACCGGTTCGAACGGGGATGGGACAAGGAGGTCTGGGTGCGGGTGCGCGAGCTGTACCAGCCAGTGCCCGAATTCCTGGTGGTCGCCGGGAAGTTCCTGCGGTGCGGCACCTGCCGACTGCCGGCCCTGCTCGGCGGACGGCGAGCCCCGGAGCACGGCGCGCCGGTCGCGGGCCCGCAGACGTGGTGCGAGGGCGAGCGCTGCCCCGCGGGGGAGCGGATGGAACTGGTCCGCGACCCGGAGCGGGTGCTGCTGCTGCGGCGTGCGCTGCGGATGTTCCTCGCGCTCCCGTCGGCCGTCGAGCACGCGGGGCTGGAAACCCTGGCCGCACACGGACTCGTTCACGAGGCGGTCCCGGAGGAACTCGGCTCGTACCGACTGCCCGGCCTGGGCGCGTACACGGTCCACTTCTACGACCGGGTCCAACCGGTCCTGCTGGCCGATAGGTTCACCGACCTGGTGGACCGGCTGCCGGGGACGCCCGTCCTGGTCCTCCCCCGGCGATCAGCCGGGTCCACCGAATTCCGCAGGGCTCTCGCAGCGGCGCTTCCCGACGAGTTGAGGGCAAGGACGCTGATCAGCGCCCCGCAGGAGCTGGCGCGACGGATCCACCAGCATCACACCGGCCGCAGGAAGGGAGCCCATGCGTAG
- a CDS encoding pPIWI_RE_Z domain-containing protein → MRSLTPPLHRLTSEMRQFAGPRLRGPAAEYLCQIELGLYLQQRLTPDAPAAHAWVFFSGYGFAKAYLADPPEDVERVLRIARHSLWTLGRNRAWRDALEHYRRVDPALRGYEVPDPGRPPVRCETGIGRERWQVYDGLLRTAPPLAGSRQRVAGAGRHGFPVSRAMAVVELPEVPEGPPASHDLDLGPAGGGEGLTFRMDDLRSTAAEMDAIHARTGSGKAPEWERRLRNFELSNAQIGTFQPADEFTVDGIQHLLGIVGAGKSTLRDVIAVHLARLGKRTTVVVPDVAEVLKLVESYNLYTEGAAAPVLGAGGRERHAQSLHRRLAGRGEQRLLAHDDPAFAYLGTSCLLNTMLGGPSGEPLAFGEAPCSRLRPPAPSARGAGRSLRSEWQKQSLACPYWSVCPRHHGARALVGALIWVATMPSLLDSSPPRPQNGERIRYLELACRRSDLVIVDEADRVQMNLDRAFAPAVLLAADEQRGFIDRLNKHKIRELTAGGRTQLSDRDVAVFCGALNTVVAATDRLHAMLVSQYRLRRWTRFGFFSAWTLQLALLDERYPPGGDDGAARSDRTPREALGDLFDAFRDNPFGDRTRHTEEDFADLTALLNELLHTGNPEKTRESLLEVMEDRFRLDERFRTRQRQQYEERVAQWQEESAERGHGNGRRGKAVDGPPRTPEQWFEDLADRLEFTLILSALERRLALVNTMWPPVEAALGLGFNDMYRRPFDYGPMVPEAPMGNVLGFQFRVTGEDGEGVRGGDLVFFRCSGVGRELLRAMPALSSVDCRPGAHVLLMSGSSWAGRSSRYHVAVPVGVIIEPVPAVTERIAVESEMRFEFVDDGDERMRISGTDPEDRPAKLRRLIGRLGAGADEAENGGPLEEELLSLPPGRDQILLLVGSYEEAAAVADTLHNLNPRWRDRVLRLVSDDQEIDEDAEAPSSHRARVLRRGDVEHLKDLNADVLVAPLLAVERGHNILNDDAVAAIGTVYFLARPNPHPDDLFLAVHAVNDWIVRAQQDGDFARWVASAETIEAGAEEVRRRARSRWYRLLRRSTAWSRLGDDREQITWDVLVLMWQVIGRLVRGGVPARVVFVDAAFAPGRAAEPPVADSPESSLLHSILAVLDPYFEDGARPADEQFIARALYAPLRSMLGRCLARPLPAA, encoded by the coding sequence ATGCGTAGCCTCACCCCGCCCTTGCACCGACTGACCAGCGAGATGAGACAGTTCGCCGGCCCCCGGCTGCGGGGGCCGGCAGCCGAGTACCTCTGCCAGATCGAACTCGGCCTGTACCTCCAGCAGCGTCTGACGCCGGACGCCCCGGCCGCGCACGCCTGGGTGTTCTTCAGCGGCTACGGCTTCGCGAAGGCGTACCTGGCCGACCCGCCGGAGGACGTCGAGCGGGTTCTGCGGATCGCCCGCCACTCACTCTGGACCCTGGGCCGGAACCGGGCCTGGCGGGACGCCCTGGAGCACTACCGGCGAGTCGATCCCGCACTCCGCGGCTACGAGGTCCCGGACCCCGGACGCCCGCCCGTACGGTGCGAGACCGGGATCGGGCGGGAGCGCTGGCAGGTCTACGACGGCCTGCTGCGAACGGCCCCGCCACTGGCGGGCTCCCGGCAGCGAGTCGCCGGTGCGGGCCGTCACGGGTTCCCGGTCAGTCGGGCGATGGCTGTCGTCGAGCTGCCGGAGGTCCCCGAGGGCCCACCGGCCAGCCATGACCTGGACCTCGGGCCGGCCGGGGGAGGCGAGGGCCTGACCTTCCGGATGGACGACCTCAGGAGCACCGCGGCCGAGATGGACGCCATCCACGCACGGACCGGCTCCGGGAAAGCACCGGAATGGGAGCGGAGGCTCCGGAACTTCGAACTGTCCAACGCACAGATCGGCACCTTCCAACCGGCCGACGAGTTCACGGTCGACGGCATCCAGCACCTGCTCGGCATCGTCGGAGCGGGCAAGAGCACGCTGCGGGACGTGATCGCGGTCCACCTGGCCCGCCTCGGGAAGCGGACGACCGTCGTCGTGCCCGATGTCGCCGAAGTGCTGAAGCTGGTCGAGTCGTACAACCTGTACACCGAGGGCGCGGCGGCCCCCGTCCTCGGCGCCGGCGGGCGCGAACGCCACGCCCAGAGCCTGCACCGCAGATTGGCCGGGCGGGGCGAGCAGCGGCTACTGGCCCACGATGACCCGGCCTTCGCCTACCTGGGGACGTCGTGCCTGCTGAACACCATGCTCGGCGGACCCTCCGGCGAGCCCCTGGCCTTCGGCGAGGCCCCGTGCTCCCGGCTGCGCCCTCCGGCCCCGTCCGCGCGCGGGGCCGGACGATCGCTGCGGTCGGAGTGGCAGAAGCAGTCGCTCGCCTGTCCCTACTGGTCGGTCTGCCCCCGGCACCACGGGGCCAGGGCGCTGGTCGGCGCTCTCATCTGGGTGGCGACGATGCCGAGCCTGCTCGACTCGTCCCCGCCGCGTCCGCAGAACGGGGAACGCATCCGCTACCTCGAACTCGCCTGTCGTCGGAGCGATCTGGTGATCGTCGACGAGGCCGACCGGGTGCAGATGAATCTGGACCGGGCATTCGCTCCGGCCGTCCTGCTCGCCGCCGACGAGCAGCGCGGATTCATCGACCGGCTCAACAAGCACAAGATCCGTGAGCTCACGGCCGGCGGCAGGACCCAACTCTCCGACCGGGACGTCGCGGTCTTCTGCGGCGCGCTCAACACCGTCGTCGCGGCCACGGACAGGCTGCACGCCATGCTCGTCAGCCAGTACCGCCTGCGCCGGTGGACGAGGTTCGGGTTCTTCAGCGCCTGGACCCTGCAACTCGCCCTCCTCGACGAGCGGTACCCACCCGGCGGGGACGACGGAGCGGCCCGATCGGACCGAACCCCGCGGGAGGCGCTCGGGGACCTCTTCGACGCGTTCCGGGACAACCCGTTCGGTGACCGCACCCGACACACCGAAGAGGACTTCGCCGACCTCACGGCGCTGCTCAACGAACTCCTGCACACCGGCAACCCGGAGAAGACCAGGGAATCGCTCCTGGAAGTGATGGAGGACCGCTTCCGACTCGACGAACGCTTCCGGACCCGGCAGCGGCAGCAGTACGAGGAGCGCGTGGCGCAGTGGCAGGAGGAGAGCGCGGAGCGCGGGCACGGGAACGGCAGGCGCGGGAAGGCGGTCGACGGGCCGCCGCGGACCCCGGAGCAGTGGTTCGAGGACCTGGCCGACCGCCTTGAGTTCACACTGATCCTGAGCGCCCTCGAACGGCGGCTCGCACTCGTCAACACCATGTGGCCCCCGGTCGAGGCGGCACTCGGCCTGGGTTTCAACGACATGTACCGCAGGCCGTTCGACTACGGCCCGATGGTGCCGGAAGCGCCGATGGGAAACGTGCTCGGCTTCCAGTTCCGGGTCACCGGGGAGGACGGTGAGGGCGTGCGCGGCGGCGACCTGGTCTTCTTCCGCTGCAGCGGTGTCGGACGGGAACTGCTGAGGGCGATGCCCGCGCTGTCCTCGGTCGACTGCCGACCGGGTGCCCACGTGCTCCTGATGTCCGGCAGCAGCTGGGCGGGCCGGTCCAGCCGGTACCACGTCGCGGTACCCGTCGGCGTGATCATCGAACCGGTGCCGGCGGTGACCGAACGGATCGCCGTCGAGAGCGAGATGCGCTTCGAGTTCGTCGACGACGGCGACGAGAGGATGAGGATCTCCGGAACCGATCCGGAGGACCGGCCGGCCAAGCTCCGGCGCCTGATCGGCCGGCTCGGCGCCGGGGCGGACGAGGCGGAGAACGGCGGCCCGCTGGAGGAGGAGCTGTTGTCCCTGCCGCCCGGCCGTGACCAGATCCTGCTGCTGGTCGGCAGCTACGAGGAGGCCGCAGCGGTCGCCGACACCCTGCACAACCTCAACCCCCGCTGGCGGGACCGCGTGCTGCGCCTGGTCTCGGACGACCAGGAGATCGACGAGGACGCCGAGGCCCCGTCCTCGCACCGGGCCCGGGTGCTGCGGCGCGGGGACGTCGAGCACCTCAAGGACCTCAACGCGGACGTGCTGGTCGCACCACTCCTGGCCGTCGAACGCGGCCACAACATCCTCAACGACGACGCCGTGGCGGCGATCGGGACCGTCTACTTCCTGGCCCGGCCGAACCCGCACCCCGACGACCTGTTCCTCGCGGTCCACGCCGTCAACGACTGGATCGTCCGGGCCCAGCAGGACGGTGACTTCGCGCGGTGGGTCGCCTCGGCCGAGACGATCGAGGCCGGCGCCGAGGAGGTGCGCCGCCGCGCGAGGTCGCGCTGGTACCGGTTGCTGCGGCGCTCGACGGCCTGGAGCCGCCTGGGCGACGACCGCGAGCAGATCACCTGGGACGTCCTGGTGCTGATGTGGCAGGTGATCGGCCGCCTGGTCCGCGGCGGGGTGCCGGCCCGGGTGGTCTTCGTCGATGCCGCCTTCGCCCCCGGCCGGGCGGCCGAACCCCCGGTCGCGGACAGCCCGGAGAGCAGCCTGCTGCACAGCATCCTCGCCGTCCTGGACCCCTACTTCGAGGACGGGGCACGACCCGCGGACGAACAGTTCATCGCCCGGGCCCTCTACGCGCCGCTGCGAAGCATGCTCGGCCGCTGCCTGGCCCGACCCCTGCCGGCGGCGTGA